From Panthera uncia isolate 11264 unplaced genomic scaffold, Puncia_PCG_1.0 HiC_scaffold_160, whole genome shotgun sequence, a single genomic window includes:
- the KIF2A gene encoding kinesin-like protein KIF2A isoform X2 has protein sequence MATANFGKIQIGIYVEIKRSDGRIHQAMVTSLNEDNESVTVEWIENGDTKGKEIDLESIFSLNPDLVPDEEIEPSPETPPPPASSAKVNKIVKNRRTVASIKNDPPPRDNRVVGSARARPSQLPEQSSSAQQNARRKSNCVKEVEKLQEKREKRRLQQQELREKRAQDVDATNPNYEIMCMIRDFRGSLDYRPLTTADPIDEHRICVCVRKRPLNKKETQMKDLDVITIPSKDVVMVHEPKQKVDLTRYLENQTFRFDYAFDDSAPNEMVYRFTARPLVETIFERGMATCFAYGQTGSGKTHTMGGDFSGKNQDCSKGIYALAARDVFLMLKKPNYKKLELQVYATFFEIYSGKVFDLLNRKTKLRVLEDGKQQVQVVGLQEREVKCVEDVLKLIDIGNSCRTSGQTSANAHSSRSHAVFQIILRRKGKLHGKFSLIDLAGNERGADTSSADRQTRLEGAEINKSLLALKECIRALGRNKPHTPFRASKLTQVLRDSFIGENSRTCMIATISPGMASCENTLNTLRYANRVKELTVDPTAAGDVRPIMHHPPNQIDDLEAQWGVGSSPQRDDLKLLCEQNEEEVSPQLFTFHEAVSQMVEMEEQVVEDHRAVFQESIRWLEDEKALLEMTEEVDYDVDSYATQLEAILEQKIDILTELRDKVKSFRAALQEEEQASKQINPKRPRAL, from the exons GCCGAATACATCAAGCAATGGTAACATCtttaaatgaagataatgaaaGTGTAACTGTTGAATGGATAGAAAATGGAGATACAAAAGGCAAAGAG attgatCTCGAGAGCATCTTTTCACTTAACCCTGACCTTGTACctgatgaagaaattgaaccCAGTCCAGAAACACCTCCACCTCCAGCATCCTCAgccaaagtaaacaaaattgtaaAG AATCGACGGACTGTGGCTTCTATTAAGAATGACCCTCCTCCAAGAGATAACAGAG TGGTTGGTTCTGCACGTGCACGGCCTAGTCAGCTTCCTGAGCAGTCTTCCTCCGCACAACAGAATG cacgtAGAAAATCTAATTGTgtgaaagaagtagaaaaattacaagaaaaacgAGAAAAAAGGAGACTACAGCAGCAAGAACTTAGAGAAAAAAGAGCCCAG GATGTTGATGCTACAAACCCAAATTATGAAATTATGTGTATGATCAGAGATTTTAGAGGAAGTTTGGATTATAGACCATTAACAACAGCAGATCCT attgATGAACATAGAATATGTGTTTGTGTAAGAAAACGACCACTCAATAAAAAAG aaaCTCAAATGAAAGATCTTGATGTAATCACAATCCCTAGTAAAGATGTTGTGATGGTACatgaaccaaaacaaaaagtagatttAACAAGGTACCTAGAAAACCAAACATTTCGTTTTGATTATGCCTTTGATGACTCAGCTCCTAATGAAATGGTTTACAG gtTTACAGCTAGACCACTAGTTGAAACTATATTCGAAAGGGGAATGGCTACATGCTTTGCTTATGGGCAGACTGGAAGTGGAAAAACTCAT ACTATGGGAGGTGACTTTTCAGGAAAGAACCAAGATTGTTCTAAAGGAATTTATGCGTTAGCAG CTCGAgatgtctttttaatgttaaagaaGCCAAACTATAAGAAATTAGAACTTCAAGTATATGCAACCTTTTTTGAAATTTACAGTGGAAAG GTGTTTGACTTgctaaacaggaaaacaaaattaagagtgCTGGAAGATGGAAAACAGCAGGTTCAAGTGGTGGGATTACAGGAACGGGAAGTCAAATGTGTTGAAGACGTACTGAAACTTATTGACATAGGCAATAGTTGCAG GACATCCGGTCAAACATCTGCAAATGCACATTCATCTCGGAGCCATGCAGTGTTTCAGATCATtcttagaaggaaaggaaaactacatGGCAAATTTTCTCTCATTGACTTGGCTGGAAATGAACGAGGAGCTGATACTTCCAGTGCAGACAGGCAAACCAGGCTTGAAGGTGCTGAAATTAATAAAAGCCTTTTAGCACTCAAg GAGTGCATCAGAGCCTTAGGTAGAAATAAACCTCATACTCCTTTCAGAGCAAGTAAACTCACTCAGGTGTTAAGAGATTCATTCATAGGTGAAAATTCTCGTACCTGCATG ATTGCCACAATCTCTCCAGGAATGGCATCTTGTGAAAATACTCTTAATACATTAAGATATGCAAATAG GGTGAAAGAATTGACTGTGGATCCAACTGCTGCTGGTGATGTCCGTCCAATAATGCACCATCCACCCAATCAGATTGATGACTTAGAGGCACAGTGGGGTGTAGGGAGTTCCCCTCAGAGAGATGATCTAAAACTTCTTTGTGAGCAAAAT GAAGAAGAGGTTTCCCCCCAATTGTTTACTTTCCACGAAGCCGTCTCACAAATGGTAGAAATGGAAGAACAAGTTGTAGAAGATCACAGGGCAGTGTTCCAG GAATCTATTCGATGGTTAGAAGATGAAAAGGCTCTCCTAGAGATGACTGAAGAAGTAGATTATGATGTAGATTCATATGCTACTCAACTTGAAGCTATTCTTGagcaaaaaatagacattttaactgAGCTGCGGG atAAAGTGAAATCTTTTCGTGCAGCTCTACAAGAAGAAGAACAGGCCAGCAAGCAAATCAACCCGAAGAGACCCCGTGCCCTTTAA
- the KIF2A gene encoding kinesin-like protein KIF2A isoform X1 codes for MATANFGKIQIGIYVEIKRSDGRIHQAMVTSLNEDNESVTVEWIENGDTKGKEIDLESIFSLNPDLVPDEEIEPSPETPPPPASSAKVNKIVKNRRTVASIKNDPPPRDNRVVGSARARPSQLPEQSSSAQQNGSVSDISPVQAAKKEFGPPSRRKSNCVKEVEKLQEKREKRRLQQQELREKRAQDVDATNPNYEIMCMIRDFRGSLDYRPLTTADPIDEHRICVCVRKRPLNKKETQMKDLDVITIPSKDVVMVHEPKQKVDLTRYLENQTFRFDYAFDDSAPNEMVYRFTARPLVETIFERGMATCFAYGQTGSGKTHTMGGDFSGKNQDCSKGIYALAARDVFLMLKKPNYKKLELQVYATFFEIYSGKVFDLLNRKTKLRVLEDGKQQVQVVGLQEREVKCVEDVLKLIDIGNSCRTSGQTSANAHSSRSHAVFQIILRRKGKLHGKFSLIDLAGNERGADTSSADRQTRLEGAEINKSLLALKECIRALGRNKPHTPFRASKLTQVLRDSFIGENSRTCMIATISPGMASCENTLNTLRYANRVKELTVDPTAAGDVRPIMHHPPNQIDDLEAQWGVGSSPQRDDLKLLCEQNEEEVSPQLFTFHEAVSQMVEMEEQVVEDHRAVFQESIRWLEDEKALLEMTEEVDYDVDSYATQLEAILEQKIDILTELRDKVKSFRAALQEEEQASKQINPKRPRAL; via the exons GCCGAATACATCAAGCAATGGTAACATCtttaaatgaagataatgaaaGTGTAACTGTTGAATGGATAGAAAATGGAGATACAAAAGGCAAAGAG attgatCTCGAGAGCATCTTTTCACTTAACCCTGACCTTGTACctgatgaagaaattgaaccCAGTCCAGAAACACCTCCACCTCCAGCATCCTCAgccaaagtaaacaaaattgtaaAG AATCGACGGACTGTGGCTTCTATTAAGAATGACCCTCCTCCAAGAGATAACAGAG TGGTTGGTTCTGCACGTGCACGGCCTAGTCAGCTTCCTGAGCAGTCTTCCTCCGCACAACAGAATGGTAGTGTTTCAGATATATCTCCAGTTCAAGCTGCAAAAAAGGAATTTGGACCCCCTT cacgtAGAAAATCTAATTGTgtgaaagaagtagaaaaattacaagaaaaacgAGAAAAAAGGAGACTACAGCAGCAAGAACTTAGAGAAAAAAGAGCCCAG GATGTTGATGCTACAAACCCAAATTATGAAATTATGTGTATGATCAGAGATTTTAGAGGAAGTTTGGATTATAGACCATTAACAACAGCAGATCCT attgATGAACATAGAATATGTGTTTGTGTAAGAAAACGACCACTCAATAAAAAAG aaaCTCAAATGAAAGATCTTGATGTAATCACAATCCCTAGTAAAGATGTTGTGATGGTACatgaaccaaaacaaaaagtagatttAACAAGGTACCTAGAAAACCAAACATTTCGTTTTGATTATGCCTTTGATGACTCAGCTCCTAATGAAATGGTTTACAG gtTTACAGCTAGACCACTAGTTGAAACTATATTCGAAAGGGGAATGGCTACATGCTTTGCTTATGGGCAGACTGGAAGTGGAAAAACTCAT ACTATGGGAGGTGACTTTTCAGGAAAGAACCAAGATTGTTCTAAAGGAATTTATGCGTTAGCAG CTCGAgatgtctttttaatgttaaagaaGCCAAACTATAAGAAATTAGAACTTCAAGTATATGCAACCTTTTTTGAAATTTACAGTGGAAAG GTGTTTGACTTgctaaacaggaaaacaaaattaagagtgCTGGAAGATGGAAAACAGCAGGTTCAAGTGGTGGGATTACAGGAACGGGAAGTCAAATGTGTTGAAGACGTACTGAAACTTATTGACATAGGCAATAGTTGCAG GACATCCGGTCAAACATCTGCAAATGCACATTCATCTCGGAGCCATGCAGTGTTTCAGATCATtcttagaaggaaaggaaaactacatGGCAAATTTTCTCTCATTGACTTGGCTGGAAATGAACGAGGAGCTGATACTTCCAGTGCAGACAGGCAAACCAGGCTTGAAGGTGCTGAAATTAATAAAAGCCTTTTAGCACTCAAg GAGTGCATCAGAGCCTTAGGTAGAAATAAACCTCATACTCCTTTCAGAGCAAGTAAACTCACTCAGGTGTTAAGAGATTCATTCATAGGTGAAAATTCTCGTACCTGCATG ATTGCCACAATCTCTCCAGGAATGGCATCTTGTGAAAATACTCTTAATACATTAAGATATGCAAATAG GGTGAAAGAATTGACTGTGGATCCAACTGCTGCTGGTGATGTCCGTCCAATAATGCACCATCCACCCAATCAGATTGATGACTTAGAGGCACAGTGGGGTGTAGGGAGTTCCCCTCAGAGAGATGATCTAAAACTTCTTTGTGAGCAAAAT GAAGAAGAGGTTTCCCCCCAATTGTTTACTTTCCACGAAGCCGTCTCACAAATGGTAGAAATGGAAGAACAAGTTGTAGAAGATCACAGGGCAGTGTTCCAG GAATCTATTCGATGGTTAGAAGATGAAAAGGCTCTCCTAGAGATGACTGAAGAAGTAGATTATGATGTAGATTCATATGCTACTCAACTTGAAGCTATTCTTGagcaaaaaatagacattttaactgAGCTGCGGG atAAAGTGAAATCTTTTCGTGCAGCTCTACAAGAAGAAGAACAGGCCAGCAAGCAAATCAACCCGAAGAGACCCCGTGCCCTTTAA